From the Bacillus sp. FJAT-22090 genome, the window AGGGGGATGCGTAATGACAAACCCACAAAATGTGGTTTCCCCACAAAATGTACAGGACGAGTGGTTTAGACCAAAACCAAAAAATCAAGAAAAAGCGGAGGCTGTTGTAAGGCCGTCGTTATCTTATTGGAAAGATGCATGGCGCAGACTCCGTAAAAATAAACTTGCAATGGGCGGGCTAATATTTCTTATTTTACTTACGCTCTTTGCCATATTTGGTCCAATTTTTTCTCCTTATTCAGTAACAGCCACTGATTATCCTAGTCAAAATCAGGCGCCTTCTGCTGCCCATTGGTTTGGCACGGATGAGGCAGGTCGTGATGTATTTACTAGGACATGGTATGGTGCTCGAATCTCTTTATTTGTAGGAGTAATGGCAGCCCTTATCGACTTTTTCATTGGAATTATTTATGGCGGTTTGAGTGGATATAAAGGTGGACGAACGGATGCAGTAATGATGCGTATAGTAGAAGTGCTTTACGGATTGCCGCATTTGTTGGTTGTTATTTTACTAATGGTTGTAATGGGGGCGAGCTTAACCACTATTATTGTTGCACTTACGGTGACAGGGTGGGTAGGTATGGCTCGTATTGTTCGAGGACAGGTACTTCAAATAAAAAACTATGAATTCGTGACCGCCTCCAAATCCTTTGGTGCAAAGACTTCTAGAATTTTACGCAAAAACCTCCTGCCGAACACAATGGGTCCGATTATAGTTCAAATGACGCTTACTGTTCCAAGTGCTATTTTTGCAGAAGCATTTCTAAGCTTTTTAGGATTAGGAATTGCTGCTCCCTTTGCAAGTTGGGGTGTTATGGCAAATGATGCATTGCCTGTAATTTTATCGGGGCACTGGTGGCGTTTATTATTTCCAGCACTTTTCATTTCCCTGACGATGTTTGCTTTTAATGTATTGGGAGATGGTTTACAAGATGCACTTGATCCAAAATTGAGGAGGTAGCTGTAGGTGAATGACATAAAACAAAAAATCTTACAAGTGGATAACTTACAAGTTTCTTTCCGCACTTTTGGAGGGGAAGTAGAGGCCATTAGAGGTGTAAGTTTCGATTTATATAAAGGGGAGACACTTGCAATTGTAGGTGAATCTGGGTGTGGTAAAAGTGTTACTTCCAATGCAATTATGGGGTTAATTCCACAACCGGCTGGAATCATTAAAAATGGGAGTATTGTTTTCAAAGGGAAAGATTTGACTAAATTGTCTAAAGCGCAGCTTAGAAAAATACAGGGTGTTGACATCTCGATGATATTCCAAGACCCTATGACAGCGTTAAATCCTACAATTTCCATTGGAGAGCAACTGACGGAAGGACTACGGACGCACCAAAAAATAGGGAAGCAAGAAGCAAAAAAGAAAGCAATTGAGATGTTAAATCTTGTAGGGATTCCAAATCCTGAAGAACGATTAAAGCAATTTCCCCACCAGTTTTCAGGTGGTATGCGTCAGCGAATAGTGATTGCAATTGCACTTATTTGCGATCCAGAATTATTGATCGCGGATGAGCCGACAACAGCATTAGATGTGACGATTCAAGCGCAGATTTTAGAGCTATTTGAAGAGATTCAAAGAAAAACGGACATATCAATTATATTAATCACACATGATTTAGGGGTTGTGGCAAAGATTGCAGACAGAATAGCGGTTATGTATGCAGGGAAAATTGTGGAGATCGGTGATAAGAGAGAAATCTTCTATACTCCAGAGCATCCATATACTAAAGGATTATTAAATTCGGTACCGCGACTAGATCTGGAGGAAGAAGAATTACAACCAATAGAAGGTACTCCACCTGATTTATTTTCACCACCAAAGGGGTGTCCTTTCACTGCCCGTTGTGATTATGCAATGGAAGTTTGTGAGCATGCGTATCCATTTACGGCCAGATTATCCGAAGCCCATGCGGTGGATTGCTGGCTTCAAGATGAGCGGGCGAAAGTATTATTAGAACAAAGATAGGATTGGATGAGAGCGCGAAAGTGCATTCACATATACAATAAAGGGGGAACTAGAATGAAAAAGTGGTTATCATTGTTTGTATTAGCATTTTTGGCATTAGTGCTATCAGCTTGTACAGCAAACAAAAATGCAGGAGAAGAAAAACCTGCAGAGACAACAACAGAGGAAGAAAACGAAGAAGTAGAAGTAGCTACAGAAAAAATACTCTATCTAAATAACGGAAACGAGCCGACCTCGTTTGACCCATCCGTAGGGTTTGATGCAGTATCTTGGAATGCATTAAATAATCTGATGGAAGGATTAGTAAGACTTTCAAAGGATCATATTGCAGAGCCGGCTACGGCTGAGAAAGTAGATGTATCAGAAGATGGTTTGACATATACATTTACAATTCGTGAGGATGCTAAATGGTCTAATGGAGACCCTGTGTTAGCAAGTGACTTCGTATATGGCTGGTTGCATATGTTAAATCCAGAAACTGCCTCTCCTGCAGCTTTTCTTGCATATTTTATAGAAGGAGCAGAGGCTTACAATAATGGAGAAGGTACTGCTGATGCAGTAGCAATAAAAGCGTTAGAAGAAAAAGTGTTCGAAGTAAAATTAAATGCACCTACAGAGGCATTTTTGAATATTATTACAAATCCAAGCTTTTTCCCGGTAAATGAAAAAGTGGCGACGGAAAACCCAACGTGGTTTACAGAAGCAGACACATTTGTTGGAAACGGGCCATTTAAATTGGCATCATGGGAACATGATGTAAGCTTCTCGTTTGCAAAAAATGAAAACTATTGGGATGCAGGTTCTGTTAAGTTAGACAAAGTGGAATGGGCGATGGTAGATGACTCTAATACGGAATATCAAATGTACGAAACTGGAGAACTAGATGTCTCTGGTGTTCCATCTGAACTTGCAGATAAGCTAATGAGTGATCCAGAGCTTAAAAATGAGGATCAAGCAGGTTTATACTTCTATCGTTTTAACGTATCACAAGAGCCTTTTACAAACAAAAAAATTCGCCAAGCATTTGGCTTAGCGGTTAACCAACAAGAAATCGTGGAATTTGTAACGAAAAATGGTGAAAAGCCAGCAGAAGGATTTGTACCATATGGTTTCATTGGTCCAGATGGAAAAGAGTTCAGAGAAACTGCAGGTAAATTGACTGGTTTTGATGCAGAAAAAGCAAAAACATTATTAGCTGAAGGTATGGCTGAAGAAGGATATACAGCATTACCTGAAGTGGTCTTAACATACTCTACAAGTGACGTTCATAAAAAAATTGCTGAAGCTCTTCAAAGTAAGTTCAAAGAAGTATTAGGGGTAGATGTGAAGCTGCAAAACGTAGAAGCTAGTGTATTCGCTGCGGAGCAAAAAGAATTTAAATACCAATTATCACGTTCATCTTTCTTATTTGACTATGCTGATCCAGTAAACGCATTAGAAAGCTTCATAACTGGTTCTTCTATGAATCGTACAACATGGTCAAATCCTGAATATGATAAATTAATTACTGATATTAAAAATGAAACGGATGAAGCTAAACGTTGGGAAATGTTAATCCAAGCAGATGCAATGTTAATGGAAGAAATGCCAGTTTTCCCAGTACATTATTACAACCAAGTAACACTTGAAAAGTCCAATGTATCTGGTATCGTTAGACATCCGGTAGGTTATATGGATTTAAAATGGGCAGATAAAGAGTAAAAAGTATAAGCGCCTAAATTTTGTAATGAAGGATGCGGTGCTCAAAGTAGTGCCGCATCTTCTATATTAAGGAGATTACCTATATGAAAATTCGACCGAAAAGATTGCAAAAAGGAGATACAATTGGCATTATTGCTCCTTCCAGTCCTCCTAATCTAAAACAGCTAAACAATTCACTAGCATTTCTAGATGAATTAGGCTTGTCTTATCAAATGGGGAAAAGTGTAGAAAACGTGTATGGTTATCTTGCTGGTAATGATGAAGATAGATTAGAAGATTTACATGAAATGTTTGCTAACCCGGACATCGCCGGAATCATTTGTGCTGGTGGAGGTTATGGTTCTGCTCGGTACACAGATAAAATAGATTTTCAATTAATGAATGAACACCCTAAAATTTTCTGGGGCTACTCAGATATTACTTTTTTACATACAGGGATGAATTTATATTCCAATATCGTCACTTTCCATGGACCAATGCTAGCTTCTGATGTAGGGAAATCTACTTTTTCTGATTTATCCAGAAAAATGTTTCAACAGCTATTTGAGCCAATGGAGCTGCACTATACATCAGCCATTTCTCCTTTAACTAGTGTTTCGGGGGGAGTAGCCCGAGGAGAGTTAACAGGTGGTAATTTATCGCTACTTGCAAGTGGAATAGGGACCAAATACGAAGTAGACACAAGAGATAAGATATTGTTAATAGAAGACATTGGGGAAGAACCATACCGAGTAGACGGTATGCTCAATCAGCTTCGACAAGCAGGCAAGTTGGATGAGGCAGCTGGTTTTGTCATTGGAGACTTTAATGATGCAGAGCCTAAAAAACGCAAAGTTTCCTTGTCTTTAGATGAAGTGCTGGATCACTATTTAGGTGGATTAGGAAAGCCCGCAGTGAAAGGCTTCAACATTGGACATTGTGAGCCACATTTTGCAGTTCCGCTTGGTGCCGAGGCTCAGCTGGATGCAGAAAACTTATCACTTATTATCCTTCCAGGTGTGGAATAAGGAGGACTTCTGGTTGATTATACAATCTATTGAAACATGTGATGTAGCAGTTCCACTAACAAAACCTTTTAAAACAGCGCTACGTACTGTTACTACGGCTTATTCCATTTATGTTAAGGTCACTACGAGTGAAGGGCAAATCGGTTATGGCGAAGCGCCTCCTACACATGTCATCACGGGAGAATCGATGGACAGTATTCGGTATGCTATCAATGAAATATTAGCGCCTCAGCTAATAGGGATGAATCTATTAGAAAGTGAATTGATTTTTCATAAATTGAACACCTCTCTTGTAAGAAATACGAGCGCGAAAGCTGCAGTTGATATGGCTATACACGATTTACTTTCACGTCAATTCGGACTTCCTTTGTATCAATTTCTAGGAGGGTATCGAAGTACACTCGAAACGGATTTTACAGTTAGTGTAAATCAACCAACAGAAATGGCAGATGATGCCGAACGATATGTAAAAGAAGGGTTTAACATACTGAAAGTTAAGGTTGGTATTGGAGAAATAAAGGATGATATTGATCGTATACATGCAATTCGAGAAAGAGTAGGAGATGGACCAAGGCTAAGACTTGATGCAAACCAAGGATGGAATGCAAAAGAAGCCGTGCGTGCAATCCGAAACATGGAGGATGCTGGTCTTGCTATCGAATTTGTAGAGCAGCCTGTTCCCGCTCATGATATAGAGGCATTAAAATATGTAACCGACCGAACGGATACACCAATCATGGCTGACGAAAGTGTATTTTCAGTACATGATGCCAAAAGGGTTTTAGAAATGCGTGCTGCAGATTTGATTAATATTAAGCTGATGAAATCAGGCGGCATATATAACGCCAAAAAAATAAATACACTTGCAGAAGCAAATGGTGTTGCATGCATGGTAGGCAGTATGATTGAAACAAAAATAGGTATTACAGCTGCTGCTCATTTTGCTGCAAGTCATCCAAACATTCAATACTTTGACTTTGATGCACCACTAATGCTAGCAAAGGATCTTGTTCTTGGAGGGGTCATTTACGAAACGAGTAAAATGAAGTTTTCCAATGAAAATGGACTGGGAATATCACGAGTCAAAACAGAATAGGGGGCTTATGAATGACAACAGAAGCAAATGGATGGGTTTGTTCTGTGAAGGTAGCTACTGTTTGGACAGAACCGGCTTCTGTCAGAGATTTAGATGCACCAGCAATTGCAAATCCTGTTTTATTAGTTGAATGGCTTGAAGCATTACCTTATAAAGAAAGACTTGCACTTTGTAATGAAAACAGAGTACAAACGCAACTTTTATATGGTGAGCCTGTACTTATAGAAAAAGTCGAAGGAGATTGGGCTAAAATTATAGCTATATGGCAGTCTTCTAAAAAGGATTCTCGTGGATATCCTGGTTGGATACCTTTATCACAACTAGCAAAACAAGAGCGAGTTGATGTAAAAGGTGTTGCTCGTGTGTCCTCCATGAAAGCTCCGTTACTGGACATGAATGAGCAACCGCTGCTTGTACTACCATTTAATGCGATAATTCCAGTTATTTCAGAGGATGCAACCTATTTTCAAGTTCAAACCCCTCATGGTAAAGCATTGATTCAAAAAAAGCATGCAGAATTTGCTGAAACGATGGAGCAATTTCCTCGACAATCCGCAGAAGATGCGGTGGATTTAGGCGAGCTTTACT encodes:
- a CDS encoding peptide ABC transporter substrate-binding protein, translating into MKKWLSLFVLAFLALVLSACTANKNAGEEKPAETTTEEENEEVEVATEKILYLNNGNEPTSFDPSVGFDAVSWNALNNLMEGLVRLSKDHIAEPATAEKVDVSEDGLTYTFTIREDAKWSNGDPVLASDFVYGWLHMLNPETASPAAFLAYFIEGAEAYNNGEGTADAVAIKALEEKVFEVKLNAPTEAFLNIITNPSFFPVNEKVATENPTWFTEADTFVGNGPFKLASWEHDVSFSFAKNENYWDAGSVKLDKVEWAMVDDSNTEYQMYETGELDVSGVPSELADKLMSDPELKNEDQAGLYFYRFNVSQEPFTNKKIRQAFGLAVNQQEIVEFVTKNGEKPAEGFVPYGFIGPDGKEFRETAGKLTGFDAEKAKTLLAEGMAEEGYTALPEVVLTYSTSDVHKKIAEALQSKFKEVLGVDVKLQNVEASVFAAEQKEFKYQLSRSSFLFDYADPVNALESFITGSSMNRTTWSNPEYDKLITDIKNETDEAKRWEMLIQADAMLMEEMPVFPVHYYNQVTLEKSNVSGIVRHPVGYMDLKWADKE
- a CDS encoding C40 family peptidase: MTTEANGWVCSVKVATVWTEPASVRDLDAPAIANPVLLVEWLEALPYKERLALCNENRVQTQLLYGEPVLIEKVEGDWAKIIAIWQSSKKDSRGYPGWIPLSQLAKQERVDVKGVARVSSMKAPLLDMNEQPLLVLPFNAIIPVISEDATYFQVQTPHGKALIQKKHAEFAETMEQFPRQSAEDAVDLGELYLDVPYLWGGMSPYGYDCSGFSYNMLKACGYLIPRDASDQAVSGEEVPLHDISSWKKGDLIFFANDEGKGSVRHVGFYYGNGQLLHSPSTGQTVEILVLKGSKLEKEICAVRRFAV
- a CDS encoding S66 peptidase family protein codes for the protein MKIRPKRLQKGDTIGIIAPSSPPNLKQLNNSLAFLDELGLSYQMGKSVENVYGYLAGNDEDRLEDLHEMFANPDIAGIICAGGGYGSARYTDKIDFQLMNEHPKIFWGYSDITFLHTGMNLYSNIVTFHGPMLASDVGKSTFSDLSRKMFQQLFEPMELHYTSAISPLTSVSGGVARGELTGGNLSLLASGIGTKYEVDTRDKILLIEDIGEEPYRVDGMLNQLRQAGKLDEAAGFVIGDFNDAEPKKRKVSLSLDEVLDHYLGGLGKPAVKGFNIGHCEPHFAVPLGAEAQLDAENLSLIILPGVE
- a CDS encoding ABC transporter permease, with protein sequence MTNPQNVVSPQNVQDEWFRPKPKNQEKAEAVVRPSLSYWKDAWRRLRKNKLAMGGLIFLILLTLFAIFGPIFSPYSVTATDYPSQNQAPSAAHWFGTDEAGRDVFTRTWYGARISLFVGVMAALIDFFIGIIYGGLSGYKGGRTDAVMMRIVEVLYGLPHLLVVILLMVVMGASLTTIIVALTVTGWVGMARIVRGQVLQIKNYEFVTASKSFGAKTSRILRKNLLPNTMGPIIVQMTLTVPSAIFAEAFLSFLGLGIAAPFASWGVMANDALPVILSGHWWRLLFPALFISLTMFAFNVLGDGLQDALDPKLRR
- a CDS encoding ABC transporter ATP-binding protein, with amino-acid sequence MNDIKQKILQVDNLQVSFRTFGGEVEAIRGVSFDLYKGETLAIVGESGCGKSVTSNAIMGLIPQPAGIIKNGSIVFKGKDLTKLSKAQLRKIQGVDISMIFQDPMTALNPTISIGEQLTEGLRTHQKIGKQEAKKKAIEMLNLVGIPNPEERLKQFPHQFSGGMRQRIVIAIALICDPELLIADEPTTALDVTIQAQILELFEEIQRKTDISIILITHDLGVVAKIADRIAVMYAGKIVEIGDKREIFYTPEHPYTKGLLNSVPRLDLEEEELQPIEGTPPDLFSPPKGCPFTARCDYAMEVCEHAYPFTARLSEAHAVDCWLQDERAKVLLEQR
- a CDS encoding mandelate racemase/muconate lactonizing enzyme family protein — translated: MIIQSIETCDVAVPLTKPFKTALRTVTTAYSIYVKVTTSEGQIGYGEAPPTHVITGESMDSIRYAINEILAPQLIGMNLLESELIFHKLNTSLVRNTSAKAAVDMAIHDLLSRQFGLPLYQFLGGYRSTLETDFTVSVNQPTEMADDAERYVKEGFNILKVKVGIGEIKDDIDRIHAIRERVGDGPRLRLDANQGWNAKEAVRAIRNMEDAGLAIEFVEQPVPAHDIEALKYVTDRTDTPIMADESVFSVHDAKRVLEMRAADLINIKLMKSGGIYNAKKINTLAEANGVACMVGSMIETKIGITAAAHFAASHPNIQYFDFDAPLMLAKDLVLGGVIYETSKMKFSNENGLGISRVKTE